A window of Costertonia aggregata contains these coding sequences:
- a CDS encoding TIGR02757 family protein, which translates to MKKTELKAFLDEKVVQYNHPSFLETDPIQIPHLFTKKEDIEISGFLTATIAWGNRKSIINNAKRLMQLLDNAPHDFVMNHTKTDLDDLSGFVHRTFNTEDLKYFIHGLNNIYKNYDGLEQVFSENAEKNSMQSAISKFKKVFFELPHPTRTTKHISDPLKGSAAKRINMYLRWMVRDAGTNVDFGIWKHIKPSQLSCPLDVHSGNVARKLKLLRRKQNDAKALTELDKNLRKLDPLDPVKYDFALFGLGVFEKF; encoded by the coding sequence ATGAAAAAGACCGAACTAAAAGCATTTTTGGACGAAAAAGTAGTTCAATACAACCATCCAAGTTTTTTGGAGACCGACCCAATACAGATTCCACATCTTTTCACCAAAAAAGAAGATATTGAAATCAGTGGGTTTTTGACCGCTACCATAGCCTGGGGAAATAGAAAAAGCATCATCAATAACGCTAAAAGATTGATGCAACTTTTGGATAACGCTCCCCATGATTTTGTAATGAACCATACGAAAACGGATTTGGACGATCTTTCCGGATTTGTTCATAGAACGTTCAATACAGAGGATTTGAAATATTTTATACATGGCCTGAACAATATTTATAAAAACTATGATGGATTAGAGCAGGTTTTTTCTGAAAATGCAGAGAAAAATTCCATGCAAAGTGCCATATCCAAATTCAAGAAAGTTTTTTTTGAGCTTCCGCACCCAACCCGAACTACAAAACACATTAGCGACCCCTTAAAAGGTTCTGCAGCCAAACGCATAAATATGTATTTGCGATGGATGGTACGCGATGCGGGCACAAATGTGGACTTTGGGATATGGAAACACATAAAACCTTCTCAATTATCCTGTCCGTTAGACGTACACTCAGGTAACGTGGCCCGAAAACTAAAGCTTTTACGGCGCAAACAAAATGATGCCAAAGCACTTACTGAATTGGATAAAAACCTTAGAAAACTAGATCCATTAGATCCCGTAAAATATGATTTTGCCCTGTTTGGGCTCGGGGTCTTCGAAAAGTTCTAG
- a CDS encoding CPBP family intramembrane glutamic endopeptidase, which yields MLEKVWEFFKKPVYETEAHSTPEKISILIKLSAFAVLFSFVLGMAMGILTEIVGFQNEEHAVLEMLESYSPAMIFLLAVIVAPVLEELIFRAPLGLFKKSSFFNMAFYISVFLFGLIHITNFGNIKGYFWLTPILVAPQISAGIFLGYTRVKLGLPWSIILHAAHNLILLGPFIVLQLLDIPFE from the coding sequence ATGCTCGAAAAAGTTTGGGAATTCTTTAAAAAACCGGTTTATGAAACCGAAGCACATAGTACACCCGAAAAAATCAGTATTCTCATAAAACTATCGGCATTTGCCGTGCTTTTTAGTTTTGTATTGGGTATGGCGATGGGTATTTTGACCGAAATCGTCGGGTTTCAAAATGAAGAGCATGCCGTGTTGGAAATGTTGGAATCCTATTCGCCCGCCATGATTTTTTTATTGGCCGTAATCGTGGCCCCTGTTTTGGAAGAGCTTATTTTTAGGGCTCCCTTGGGCCTTTTCAAAAAAAGTAGCTTTTTCAACATGGCGTTCTACATTTCAGTTTTTTTGTTCGGATTGATACACATTACCAATTTTGGTAATATAAAGGGTTATTTTTGGCTTACTCCCATTCTTGTAGCGCCTCAAATCTCGGCAGGCATCTTTCTTGGGTATACAAGGGTAAAATTGGGGCTGCCGTGGAGTATTATATTGCATGCGGCACATAATCTAATCCTTTTAGGGCCATTTATCGTACTCCAATTGTTAGACATCCCTTTTGAATGA
- a CDS encoding TonB-dependent receptor: MRTTVMVLFLSFLTAPLWGQNCNSILLGEVVDFHDNTPLEGATILLVGKEKTVFTGFNGKFRFENLCDGILELEVFHPECKSQFITVDIKGDTYKKISLEHHLEELDEVKVIGDITADKTNSALEKSLKLNTIEQYSSKTLGDALREIPGVSSLNTGANIVKPTIHGLNGSRVVILNDGVRMQDMEWGEEHAPNIDINGSGSISVVKGAAALEYGGDAIGGVILVESPNVTEKDTLYGKTILNGVSNGRGGSVSSELIKTYENGWFLNGQGSYKLLGDREAPDYVLSNTGVSEIGAKLGFGKRLFNTGWDVKYSYYNAELGILRASHIGNVDDLIRSINNNEPEIIEPFTYSIDSPRQEVTHHIGSFNFYKRFQGVGKWTLQYDFQNNRRFEYDVRIGDDRDKPAIDLELVTHTVTTDFKWDSNATYTIKVGAMGRYQDNFANPDTGVRRLIPDYEKYDLGSFVIADYRLNDKLLLDAGFRYDFNRIDAKKFYRTSRWEERGYNIEFQEFIIGNLGTQLLTNPVFNYHNFSSTVGFQYKENNFSTLRFNYALSQRAPNPSELFSDGLHHSAARIELGDLRINSETSHKISLSKSRDFDTWGFTVEPYANFISDFILLEPTDVEFTIRGAFPVWSYRQTNARLFGVDASAYVNINTYWKTDHSFSLVKGNDTEEDIPLINIPAANFRNKLTFSKPAWNNFELSLESDYVFRQNEFPENITVFSPEQQQEVLLEINTPPNAYHLISIYSKIEIPITKKNRLTAGLTVNNALNTNYREYLNRQRLFADDLGRNIILQLKFNY, translated from the coding sequence ATGAGAACAACCGTTATGGTATTGTTCCTAAGCTTTTTAACAGCTCCTTTGTGGGGGCAAAACTGTAATTCAATTCTACTGGGAGAGGTTGTCGATTTTCATGACAACACTCCTTTGGAAGGTGCAACGATTCTTTTGGTAGGTAAAGAAAAAACCGTTTTTACAGGATTCAACGGAAAATTCAGATTCGAAAATCTGTGCGACGGCATATTGGAGCTTGAGGTTTTTCACCCTGAATGTAAATCTCAATTTATAACTGTTGATATTAAAGGAGATACCTATAAAAAAATAAGTTTGGAACACCATTTGGAGGAATTGGATGAAGTTAAGGTTATCGGTGATATTACCGCCGATAAGACCAACTCTGCCCTTGAAAAATCCCTAAAACTTAATACTATCGAACAGTACAGTAGTAAAACATTGGGAGATGCACTCAGGGAAATCCCAGGGGTTTCATCCCTAAATACTGGAGCGAACATCGTAAAGCCGACCATACATGGTTTAAATGGCAGCAGGGTCGTTATTCTTAACGATGGTGTACGAATGCAGGATATGGAGTGGGGAGAAGAGCATGCGCCCAATATAGATATCAATGGTTCAGGTTCCATTTCAGTGGTAAAAGGAGCCGCTGCACTTGAATATGGCGGGGACGCCATTGGTGGGGTTATTCTGGTCGAGTCCCCAAATGTAACGGAAAAAGACACTTTGTACGGAAAAACCATACTTAATGGCGTTTCCAATGGTCGAGGGGGTTCTGTTAGTTCGGAACTCATTAAAACCTATGAAAACGGTTGGTTTTTAAACGGTCAAGGTTCTTACAAACTTTTGGGCGATAGGGAGGCCCCGGATTATGTGCTTTCCAACACGGGAGTATCCGAAATAGGTGCAAAATTAGGCTTTGGAAAACGGTTGTTCAATACAGGCTGGGATGTAAAATACTCCTATTACAATGCAGAACTTGGGATTCTCAGGGCCTCCCACATAGGTAATGTTGACGACTTGATACGGAGCATAAACAACAATGAACCCGAAATAATCGAGCCATTCACGTACAGCATTGATAGTCCAAGACAGGAAGTTACCCATCATATCGGGAGTTTTAATTTTTACAAAAGGTTTCAAGGTGTCGGAAAATGGACATTACAATATGATTTTCAAAACAACCGAAGATTTGAATATGATGTACGTATAGGTGACGATAGAGATAAACCAGCGATTGACCTTGAGCTTGTTACCCACACGGTAACAACCGATTTTAAATGGGATTCAAATGCTACATATACCATAAAAGTAGGTGCTATGGGTAGGTATCAGGATAATTTTGCGAACCCCGATACCGGTGTACGAAGATTGATTCCCGATTATGAAAAGTATGATCTGGGCAGTTTTGTGATTGCCGATTACAGGCTTAATGACAAATTACTTTTGGATGCAGGCTTTCGGTATGACTTTAACCGTATTGATGCAAAGAAATTCTATCGAACTTCACGTTGGGAAGAAAGAGGTTACAACATTGAATTTCAAGAATTTATCATTGGAAATCTAGGTACGCAATTGTTGACCAATCCTGTATTCAATTATCATAATTTTTCGTCAACTGTTGGCTTTCAGTATAAAGAAAATAATTTCTCTACATTACGTTTTAATTATGCTTTATCACAACGTGCGCCCAATCCTTCAGAACTCTTTAGCGATGGTCTTCACCATTCGGCGGCCCGCATAGAGCTTGGAGACTTGCGTATAAATAGTGAAACCTCACATAAAATATCCCTATCCAAAAGCAGGGATTTTGATACTTGGGGATTTACCGTGGAACCATACGCTAATTTTATAAGCGATTTCATTCTTTTGGAACCGACGGATGTTGAATTTACTATCAGAGGTGCCTTTCCGGTATGGAGTTATAGGCAAACCAACGCTAGGTTGTTCGGCGTTGATGCATCTGCTTATGTGAATATTAATACATATTGGAAAACCGACCATAGTTTTTCTTTGGTAAAAGGAAACGATACTGAGGAGGATATACCACTTATAAACATACCCGCAGCCAATTTTAGAAATAAATTGACATTTTCGAAACCAGCATGGAACAATTTTGAGCTATCCCTGGAAAGCGACTATGTATTTCGTCAGAATGAATTTCCGGAGAATATCACTGTTTTTTCCCCGGAACAACAACAAGAGGTGTTATTGGAAATAAATACGCCGCCAAATGCATATCACTTAATATCAATTTATTCCAAAATAGAAATTCCGATTACAAAAAAGAACCGTTTAACAGCAGGACTTACCGTAAACAATGCTTTAAATACAAATTATCGGGAATATTTGAACAGACAAAGGCTTTTTGCCGATGACCTGGGAAGAAATATAATCCTACAATTAAAATTTAATTATTAA
- a CDS encoding DUF6146 family protein, with protein sequence MKKRLIKFALFFGTIITIASSCGSTKEKVKPDEVKTDEITLSDEEKKAFEQVEGDTIVIANDETEYEIIIIDPGFFNWLNSIARPEGYYSQTFLENRNQILVINWNQRVLQPSRYDPNLYLQQIDYQPDIDYGYEVNYKLYNYFIFFQRKYNQRLGPFVPRI encoded by the coding sequence ATGAAAAAGAGACTAATTAAATTCGCTTTGTTCTTTGGAACAATTATTACCATTGCATCTAGTTGTGGCTCTACAAAAGAAAAGGTAAAACCAGATGAAGTGAAAACCGATGAAATCACTTTAAGCGATGAGGAGAAAAAAGCTTTCGAGCAAGTAGAAGGGGATACCATTGTTATTGCAAATGATGAAACCGAATATGAAATAATCATTATTGACCCAGGTTTTTTTAATTGGTTGAACAGTATAGCAAGACCGGAGGGTTATTACTCCCAAACCTTTTTGGAGAATAGAAATCAAATTCTGGTAATCAATTGGAACCAAAGAGTGCTACAGCCTAGTAGATATGACCCCAACCTTTATTTACAACAAATAGATTATCAACCTGATATTGATTACGGGTATGAAGTAAATTATAAGCTGTACAATTATTTTATTTTCTTTCAAAGAAAATATAATCAACGCTTAGGGCCTTTTGTACCCCGCATTTAA
- a CDS encoding ABC transporter ATP-binding protein: MIKASNIKKQYGKLHVLKGVDLHIKKSEIVSIVGASGAGKTTLLQILGTLDVQSNKAESTLRINDMDVTKLTDKSLAKFRNEHIGFIFQFHQLLPEFTALENVCIPAFIKKTPKIDAETRAKELLDFLGLKDRYHHKPNELSGGEQQRVAVARSLINNPSIIFADEPSGNLDSESADNLHRLFFKLREQFGQTFVLVTHNEELANMADRKLVMVDGLIT, translated from the coding sequence ATGATAAAAGCATCCAACATAAAAAAACAATACGGAAAGCTTCATGTTTTAAAAGGTGTAGATCTACATATCAAAAAGAGCGAAATAGTATCAATAGTCGGTGCGTCTGGTGCTGGAAAAACAACATTATTGCAGATTTTGGGTACTTTGGACGTACAATCGAACAAAGCCGAAAGTACCTTACGGATTAACGATATGGATGTTACCAAGCTTACCGATAAATCCTTGGCCAAGTTCCGCAACGAACATATTGGTTTTATTTTCCAATTCCATCAATTGCTGCCCGAATTCACGGCTTTGGAAAACGTTTGTATCCCTGCATTTATCAAAAAAACCCCTAAAATAGATGCGGAAACAAGAGCAAAAGAACTTCTGGATTTTTTAGGGCTCAAAGACCGATATCATCATAAACCCAACGAGTTGTCTGGCGGAGAGCAGCAAAGGGTGGCGGTGGCCCGTTCCTTGATCAATAATCCCTCTATCATATTTGCAGACGAGCCCAGTGGTAATCTGGATTCTGAAAGTGCTGATAATCTACATCGATTGTTTTTTAAACTCCGAGAACAATTTGGACAGACTTTTGTGTTGGTCACACATAATGAGGAATTGGCCAACATGGCCGATAGAAAACTTGTCATGGTAGACGGTCTAATTACATGA
- the msrA gene encoding peptide-methionine (S)-S-oxide reductase MsrA: MNANKEIAILAGGCFWCTEAVFQRLKGVEQVVSGYTGGAIKNPAYREICTGRTGHAEAIKITFDPEIIGFSELLEVFFATHDPTTLNQQGNDRGTQYRSEIFYTTDAQQRIAQEFIDHLEKESVFGAPIVTKISAENPFYVAEEDHQNFYNQNGSQPYCQYVINPKLKKLNTHFKHKLNNA, translated from the coding sequence TTGAACGCAAATAAAGAAATAGCAATACTGGCCGGAGGCTGTTTTTGGTGTACCGAAGCGGTCTTTCAGAGATTAAAAGGGGTAGAGCAGGTAGTGTCTGGATATACAGGTGGAGCTATCAAAAACCCTGCTTATCGGGAAATCTGTACCGGTAGAACGGGGCATGCCGAAGCCATCAAAATAACGTTTGACCCTGAAATAATCGGTTTTTCCGAACTTTTAGAGGTATTCTTTGCCACACATGACCCAACAACCCTGAACCAACAGGGCAATGACCGTGGCACACAATATAGAAGTGAAATTTTTTACACTACCGATGCCCAGCAACGCATAGCACAAGAGTTTATTGATCATTTGGAAAAAGAAAGTGTTTTTGGTGCTCCTATCGTGACTAAAATCTCAGCGGAAAACCCTTTTTACGTCGCAGAAGAAGATCATCAGAATTTTTATAATCAAAATGGTTCGCAGCCTTACTGTCAATATGTAATCAACCCAAAATTAAAAAAATTAAACACCCACTTTAAACATAAATTGAATAACGCATAA
- a CDS encoding D-2-hydroxyacid dehydrogenase: MRILANDGISQSGISALEKAGFEINTTTVAQAQLIAYIKAHKIEVLLVRSATQVGKDVIDNCPTLKLIGRGGVGMDNIDVKHAQEKGLHVINTPDASSESVAELVFAHLYGGVRFLYDANRNMPLDGDSKFKQLKKSYASGTELRGKTLGIIGFGKIGRATAKIALGVGMNVKYHDPTTDNATVDLSFYDGQSISFNLKNSNKEAVLKESDFITVHVPAQKEYVIGKKELELIKNGAGIINAARGGAIDEVALVDVLEKGKLSFAGLDVFESEPNPEIKILMHPNISLSPHIGAATKEAQERIGLELAQKIIQLLK, encoded by the coding sequence ATGCGAATACTCGCTAATGATGGCATATCGCAATCCGGTATTTCGGCCTTGGAAAAAGCAGGTTTTGAAATTAATACCACAACCGTAGCACAGGCACAGCTTATTGCATATATCAAAGCGCATAAAATAGAAGTTCTGTTGGTGCGAAGTGCAACGCAAGTAGGTAAAGATGTTATCGACAATTGCCCCACGTTAAAGCTAATTGGCCGAGGTGGGGTGGGAATGGATAATATTGATGTAAAACATGCCCAAGAAAAAGGACTACATGTTATAAATACTCCCGATGCATCATCAGAGTCGGTCGCGGAACTTGTATTTGCACATTTGTATGGCGGGGTACGATTTTTATATGACGCCAATAGAAACATGCCTTTAGATGGTGATAGCAAGTTTAAGCAATTAAAAAAATCTTATGCTTCTGGCACAGAATTAAGAGGAAAGACCTTGGGCATCATTGGTTTTGGAAAGATAGGTCGCGCTACGGCCAAGATTGCTTTGGGGGTTGGCATGAACGTCAAGTATCACGATCCCACGACCGATAATGCTACCGTTGATTTATCCTTTTATGACGGACAATCGATTAGCTTCAATTTAAAAAATTCCAATAAAGAAGCTGTTTTGAAAGAATCTGATTTCATTACGGTTCATGTGCCGGCACAAAAAGAATACGTTATTGGAAAAAAAGAATTGGAACTTATAAAAAATGGTGCTGGAATCATAAACGCCGCACGAGGGGGTGCAATTGATGAAGTTGCCCTAGTAGATGTCTTGGAAAAGGGTAAATTGTCTTTTGCGGGTCTAGATGTATTTGAGTCGGAACCCAATCCGGAAATTAAAATTTTGATGCATCCCAACATTTCTCTGTCACCCCATATTGGTGCAGCTACAAAAGAAGCCCAGGAAAGGATAGGTTTGGAGCTTGCCCAAAAAATCATTCAATTGTTAAAATAG
- a CDS encoding type 1 periplasmic binding fold superfamily protein produces MQSLRKSSILFTAFVTLGFLSCSDDDNDPDPVNEEEVITTMTVTLVPQGGGNTVTLTSRDLDGDGPDAPVLTVSENFVANTTYTGSVVLLNETETPAELVNEEIEGEADEHQFFFVVGSGLNVTTTYGDDESDYVSAETGQNFTSTNPVGIDFTLETAAASTGTFTVTLRHEPKKPNDGTLADAGGETDIAQTFTVTIQ; encoded by the coding sequence ATGCAGTCTTTGAGAAAATCATCAATTTTATTTACAGCCTTTGTTACATTGGGCTTTTTATCCTGTTCAGACGATGATAACGATCCAGACCCGGTTAATGAAGAAGAAGTCATAACCACTATGACCGTGACCCTGGTGCCACAGGGAGGCGGCAATACCGTTACCTTGACCTCAAGGGATTTGGATGGTGATGGCCCAGATGCACCAGTACTAACCGTTTCTGAAAATTTTGTAGCCAATACGACCTATACCGGTAGCGTGGTATTACTAAATGAAACAGAAACACCAGCTGAACTTGTTAACGAAGAAATTGAAGGCGAGGCAGATGAGCACCAGTTCTTTTTCGTTGTAGGTAGTGGTTTGAACGTTACTACCACTTATGGTGATGATGAATCAGATTATGTGTCTGCGGAAACCGGGCAAAATTTTACATCTACAAACCCTGTGGGTATTGATTTTACCCTTGAGACAGCAGCTGCCAGCACTGGGACTTTTACCGTTACATTAAGGCATGAGCCCAAAAAACCGAACGACGGTACTTTGGCCGATGCAGGCGGAGAAACTGATATAGCTCAAACATTTACTGTAACGATACAGTAA
- a CDS encoding DUF937 domain-containing protein: MSGLLDLLSSPMGKQLISGVAGQTGQSTDQTGSVLSMALPVLMGAMKKNAATPEGAQGLLSALSNNKHDGSILDNLGGLFGGGVDDSVLNDGAGILGHVLGNKQPQVENALSSKSGMDAGTISTILKVAAPILLGYLGKQTRQQNVTDSNGIGDVLGGLMGGGKTAHKQQSLIESFLDSDGDGSILDDVASMALGGKKGGIGGLLGGLFGK, from the coding sequence ATGTCAGGATTATTAGATTTATTAAGTAGCCCAATGGGCAAACAACTAATTAGTGGGGTTGCCGGCCAAACGGGGCAATCTACAGATCAAACCGGTAGTGTTCTGAGTATGGCGCTCCCTGTTTTAATGGGAGCCATGAAAAAAAATGCCGCTACTCCGGAAGGTGCCCAAGGTTTACTAAGCGCATTGTCCAACAACAAGCATGATGGTAGCATTCTTGATAACCTAGGCGGCCTGTTCGGTGGTGGTGTAGACGATTCGGTCTTGAACGATGGCGCAGGTATTTTGGGTCATGTTTTGGGCAACAAGCAACCTCAGGTCGAAAACGCCCTTAGTAGCAAATCGGGTATGGATGCCGGTACTATCTCTACCATCTTAAAAGTTGCGGCACCTATTTTATTAGGCTATTTGGGAAAACAGACCCGCCAGCAAAATGTTACCGATTCCAATGGAATAGGAGATGTATTGGGTGGATTGATGGGAGGTGGTAAAACGGCCCATAAACAACAATCACTCATTGAGTCTTTTTTGGATTCTGACGGTGACGGAAGTATTTTGGATGATGTAGCTTCTATGGCGTTAGGAGGTAAAAAAGGAGGTATTGGGGGCCTCTTAGGGGGACTATTTGGCAAATAA
- the serC gene encoding 3-phosphoserine/phosphohydroxythreonine transaminase, with protein MKKHNFSAGPCILPQEVMQKASEAILDFNGLGLSLIEISHRSKDFVEVMDTVRSLALELLGLEGKGYEALFLHGGASLEFLMVAYNLLENKAGYLNTGTWSDKAIKEAKLFGEVVEVGSSKDKNFNYIPKGYVVPKDLDYLHLTSNNTIFGTQIKEFPKTDCPLVCDMSSDIFSRQLDFSQFDLIYAGAQKNMGPAGTTLVVVKEDILGRVSRQIPSMMDYKVHIAKDSMFNTPTVFSVYVSMLTLQWLKDLGGIAAIEEINEKKANLLYSEIELNPLFTGFAKKEDRSLMNATFNLADESLTEVFDTMWKEAGINGLNGHRSVGGYRASMYNALSLESVGILVDVMSDLERKG; from the coding sequence ATGAAAAAACACAACTTTAGTGCAGGACCTTGCATATTGCCCCAAGAAGTAATGCAAAAGGCATCCGAAGCCATATTGGATTTTAACGGTCTAGGATTGTCACTTATTGAAATTTCTCACCGAAGCAAGGACTTCGTAGAAGTAATGGATACTGTCAGGTCATTGGCCTTAGAACTTTTGGGTTTGGAAGGTAAGGGTTACGAAGCCTTATTTTTACACGGTGGCGCCAGCTTGGAATTTTTAATGGTGGCCTACAATCTACTGGAGAACAAAGCAGGCTACTTGAACACGGGAACTTGGAGCGATAAGGCCATAAAGGAAGCCAAGTTATTTGGAGAGGTAGTAGAGGTAGGTTCCTCAAAGGACAAGAATTTTAATTACATACCCAAAGGATATGTTGTTCCGAAAGATCTGGACTATCTGCATTTAACTTCCAACAATACTATTTTCGGAACGCAAATAAAAGAGTTTCCAAAAACGGATTGCCCTTTGGTCTGCGATATGAGTTCCGATATTTTTTCACGCCAACTAGATTTTTCCCAATTTGATTTAATATATGCTGGCGCACAGAAAAACATGGGCCCGGCAGGCACTACTTTAGTCGTGGTCAAGGAAGACATCCTGGGGAGGGTCTCGCGACAAATCCCATCAATGATGGATTATAAAGTGCATATCGCCAAAGATAGCATGTTCAATACACCCACCGTATTTTCGGTTTATGTTTCTATGCTTACTTTGCAATGGTTAAAAGATTTGGGGGGCATAGCGGCAATCGAAGAAATAAACGAGAAAAAAGCGAACCTTTTATATTCGGAAATCGAATTGAACCCACTATTCACTGGTTTTGCCAAAAAAGAAGACCGCTCCTTAATGAATGCTACTTTTAATTTGGCCGACGAGTCATTGACAGAGGTATTTGACACCATGTGGAAAGAGGCAGGCATCAACGGACTCAACGGTCATCGTTCAGTTGGGGGGTACAGAGCATCTATGTACAATGCCCTTTCTTTGGAAAGTGTAGGTATATTGGTAGATGTCATGAGTGATCTTGAACGAAAAGGATAG
- the folE gene encoding GTP cyclohydrolase I FolE encodes MAPYRKLEEYNIEITDEVRERYSSIINEIGEDISREGLTKTPERAAKAMLFLTQGYKQDAVKILKSAMFKEDYDDMVIIKDIELYSLCEHHMLPFFGKAHIAYIPNGHIVGLSKIPRVVDVFARRLQVQERLTHDILECINDTLKPKGVAVVIEASHMCMMMRGVQKQNSVTTTSGFRGQFEKIETRNEFLKLISSDLS; translated from the coding sequence ATGGCACCATACAGAAAATTAGAAGAATATAACATTGAAATTACCGACGAGGTACGTGAAAGATACTCATCGATTATAAATGAAATAGGGGAGGATATTTCCCGAGAGGGACTCACAAAAACACCTGAACGTGCGGCCAAGGCCATGTTGTTCCTTACCCAAGGTTACAAACAAGACGCAGTCAAAATTTTGAAAAGTGCCATGTTCAAAGAAGATTATGATGATATGGTCATCATAAAAGATATAGAGCTATACTCACTTTGCGAGCACCATATGCTTCCCTTTTTCGGGAAAGCCCATATTGCCTATATACCGAACGGGCATATCGTGGGATTAAGTAAAATACCTCGTGTGGTCGATGTTTTTGCAAGGCGTTTGCAAGTTCAGGAGCGCTTGACCCACGATATATTGGAATGCATCAACGATACTTTAAAACCTAAAGGTGTGGCCGTCGTGATCGAGGCTTCGCATATGTGTATGATGATGCGTGGCGTTCAAAAACAGAATTCAGTTACTACAACATCCGGATTCAGGGGACAATTCGAAAAGATTGAAACCCGTAACGAATTCTTGAAACTCATCAGTTCAGACCTATCTTAA
- a CDS encoding DUF6787 family protein, translated as MKKLKERWEITSNLQLIIIFIVFAITGSSSVYVAKPFLVWIGLQKEVFPTTWWGTALYWLLRILLIFPFYQILLVLYGWLFGQFKFFWNFEKKMLNRMGLGFLLK; from the coding sequence ATGAAAAAATTGAAGGAAAGGTGGGAAATCACCTCAAACTTACAGTTAATCATAATATTCATTGTTTTTGCCATCACGGGTAGCTCATCTGTGTATGTTGCCAAACCATTTCTGGTTTGGATAGGTTTACAAAAAGAGGTTTTCCCAACTACATGGTGGGGGACTGCCTTGTATTGGTTATTACGCATTTTATTGATTTTTCCGTTCTATCAAATTCTATTGGTGCTGTATGGCTGGCTATTTGGTCAGTTTAAATTCTTTTGGAATTTTGAAAAAAAGATGCTCAACCGCATGGGATTGGGATTTTTATTAAAATAA